One window of Candidatus Tectomicrobia bacterium genomic DNA carries:
- a CDS encoding cyclase family protein has protein sequence MARIVDLSHPIFTGMPAWVEMGGTFGLAKTVVSAWDDYETSAYLRTHGRERELFKTCFIVMSDNGGTHVDATYHFDPLGEKISDVPLGRFYGDAVLLDLTHLRPIRYDPYERKVLETEWITPEELDRGLARAGTEIRPDDIVLLRTGAERLWPRKEYHHSFVPMRLEALDWLIDRGVKLFGMDQITIDIIPGYDLPHMHMRKRYSMHMENLRNLGAIGRPRFRFAGFPIKWAGGPCSPIRAVAIVEDEA, from the coding sequence ATGGCGCGGATCGTCGATCTCTCTCATCCCATCTTCACCGGGATGCCCGCGTGGGTGGAGATGGGGGGCACCTTCGGCTTGGCCAAGACCGTCGTTTCCGCCTGGGACGACTATGAGACGAGTGCCTACCTGCGCACCCACGGGCGGGAGCGCGAGCTCTTCAAGACCTGCTTCATCGTGATGAGCGACAACGGCGGCACGCATGTGGACGCGACCTATCACTTCGACCCCCTCGGCGAGAAGATCTCCGATGTGCCCCTCGGGCGCTTCTACGGCGATGCCGTCCTGCTGGACCTCACCCACCTGCGGCCCATCCGTTATGACCCTTACGAGCGCAAGGTGCTGGAGACGGAATGGATCACTCCGGAGGAGCTCGACCGCGGCCTCGCCAGGGCCGGCACCGAGATCCGCCCGGACGACATCGTGCTCCTGCGCACCGGGGCGGAGCGCCTCTGGCCCCGGAAGGAGTATCACCACTCGTTCGTGCCCATGCGCCTGGAGGCCTTGGACTGGCTCATCGACCGGGGCGTCAAGCTCTTCGGGATGGATCAGATCACCATCGACATCATCCCCGGCTATGACCTCCCCCACATGCACATGCGGAAGCGCTACTCGATGCACATGGAGAACTTGCGGAACCTGGGCGCGATCGGGCGCCCGCGCTTCCGTTTCGCGGGCTTCCCGATCAAGTGGGCGGGCGGGCCCTGCTCCCCCATCCGGGCGGTGGCCATCGTGGAGGATGAAGCGTGA
- a CDS encoding cyclase family protein, with the protein MSRLFDLSHEVPHEPTWAASHTFGRGAVLAYSALAETKLAQTSLLAFSDHVSTHIDAPAHFHPEGKTIDRMPPELFVEAPAVWLDCSGGGAGKPVGPDELARAAEEHFKRGDAVLIYTGCSREWGKPGYRASLRPLEPAAAEWLLERGVRLFGVDGPEIDDDPIRWPAHMLMRRHEFYVIENLALWPAVAELPRRFRLIAMPLTIQGGTAAPARVVAVAD; encoded by the coding sequence GTGAGCCGCCTCTTCGACCTCTCCCACGAGGTGCCCCACGAGCCAACGTGGGCCGCCAGCCACACCTTCGGCCGCGGCGCGGTGCTGGCCTACAGCGCCCTCGCCGAAACCAAGCTCGCCCAGACCTCGCTCCTGGCCTTCAGCGACCACGTCTCCACCCACATCGACGCGCCCGCCCATTTCCACCCGGAAGGGAAAACCATCGACCGGATGCCTCCCGAGCTCTTCGTGGAGGCTCCGGCCGTCTGGCTGGATTGCTCGGGCGGCGGGGCGGGAAAACCAGTCGGGCCGGACGAGCTGGCGCGCGCCGCCGAGGAGCATTTCAAGCGGGGGGATGCCGTCCTCATCTACACGGGGTGCTCGCGCGAATGGGGGAAGCCCGGCTACCGCGCTTCGCTGCGGCCCTTGGAGCCCGCGGCGGCCGAGTGGCTGCTCGAAAGAGGCGTGAGACTCTTCGGGGTGGACGGGCCGGAGATCGACGACGACCCCATTCGCTGGCCCGCGCACATGCTCATGCGGCGGCACGAGTTCTACGTGATCGAGAACCTCGCCCTCTGGCCGGCCGTGGCGGAACTGCCCCGGCGCTTCCGGCTCATCGCCATGCCGCTGACCATCCAGGGAGGGACGGCCGCCCCAGCGCGGGTGGTGGCTGTGGCGGATTGA
- a CDS encoding amidohydrolase, translated as MRIDAHAHLFPERFLRRIEALGDKYPVQIRRPRPGADRVFYAGGREFYTYTPDFYDVDVRLGQMAESGVDAQVLSLAPPMVYWAEPELARELCQLYNDEVATIVRRHPGKFAALAAVPLQDTEAAVEELKRAVREDGARGVMLPSVIGSEDVDSPRLFSFYEAVCDLGLPIFLHPIPRPGPEGLRLRDYRLDVTVGFVMDTTLAAARLVQSGILPRLPGLEVMLSHLGGTVPFLWGRLSGGFKMFAGEWEWGDPADHFARMYLDAICYRPEPLAYVARLVGAERILYGSDDPFFGAENMRQAAETIERCTELDAAAKRMIFGGNAARLFRLEARAGAPSSSRRPDA; from the coding sequence ATGCGCATCGACGCCCACGCGCACCTTTTCCCGGAGCGCTTTCTCCGGCGGATCGAAGCGCTGGGGGATAAGTACCCCGTCCAGATCCGGCGTCCCAGGCCCGGGGCGGACCGCGTCTTCTACGCCGGGGGCCGGGAGTTCTACACCTACACGCCCGATTTCTACGATGTGGACGTCCGCCTCGGGCAGATGGCGGAGTCGGGGGTGGACGCCCAGGTGCTCTCGCTCGCCCCGCCCATGGTCTACTGGGCCGAACCGGAGCTCGCCCGCGAACTCTGCCAGCTCTACAACGACGAGGTCGCGACGATCGTGCGCCGCCACCCGGGCAAATTCGCCGCCCTGGCGGCCGTGCCCCTTCAGGACACGGAAGCGGCCGTCGAGGAACTGAAGCGGGCCGTCCGCGAAGACGGTGCGCGGGGAGTGATGCTGCCCTCGGTGATTGGAAGCGAGGATGTGGATTCTCCGCGCCTCTTTTCCTTCTACGAGGCCGTCTGCGACCTTGGCCTCCCGATCTTCCTGCACCCCATCCCGCGTCCCGGCCCCGAGGGGCTGCGCCTGCGGGACTACCGGCTGGACGTCACCGTGGGCTTCGTGATGGACACCACGCTGGCGGCCGCCCGCCTGGTTCAGAGCGGCATCCTGCCCCGGCTGCCCGGGCTCGAGGTCATGCTCTCTCACCTGGGGGGCACCGTCCCATTCCTCTGGGGGAGGCTCAGTGGGGGCTTCAAGATGTTCGCGGGGGAGTGGGAGTGGGGCGACCCGGCCGATCATTTCGCCCGGATGTACCTCGACGCGATCTGCTACAGGCCCGAGCCGCTGGCCTACGTGGCTCGCTTGGTGGGGGCGGAGCGCATCCTCTACGGGAGCGACGATCCCTTCTTCGGCGCGGAGAACATGCGCCAGGCCGCGGAGACGATCGAGCGCTGCACGGAGCTGGACGCGGCGGCCAAGCGCATGATCTTCGGTGGAAACGCCGCCCGGCTCTTCCGGCTGGAGGCCCGGGCCGGAGCGCCGTCATCCTCAAGGAGGCCCGATGCCTGA
- a CDS encoding MBL fold metallo-hydrolase, with product MSPEKARLVTLAEDVHAFVGAGGDSNAGAVETPEGYLVIDAQQSVPLARRFRSELEALSRKPFPWLILTHYHLDHTGGGIVFAGDTPVLAHEITLAKFRELFGPDGGAGETVTDFGKRIAHLFGPNISELIPPGDPAWDWFKGRIAAPEYDAVVPIPPRHTFADQFTFHFPKRRVVLQYWGPAHCDGDIVVHLPDDGIVFVGDLLFVGRFPWLGDGDIGGWIDCLERVARLDARTVVPGHGKPATMNEINNLRDMLAALRGGVADARKKGMSEEEAARNVSLRDYESLPRYREWMPWNVRNVYRMLAAG from the coding sequence ATGAGCCCTGAAAAAGCGCGCTTGGTGACCCTCGCCGAGGACGTGCACGCCTTCGTGGGGGCGGGAGGCGACTCGAACGCGGGAGCCGTCGAGACGCCGGAGGGTTACCTCGTCATCGACGCCCAGCAGAGCGTCCCCCTCGCGCGGCGGTTCCGCTCGGAGCTGGAGGCCCTTTCGCGCAAGCCCTTTCCCTGGCTCATCCTGACCCACTACCATCTGGACCACACCGGCGGGGGAATCGTCTTCGCCGGGGACACGCCCGTCCTGGCGCACGAGATCACCCTCGCCAAGTTCCGCGAGCTCTTCGGGCCGGACGGCGGGGCGGGAGAAACCGTCACCGATTTCGGCAAGCGCATCGCCCACCTGTTCGGCCCCAACATCAGCGAATTAATCCCCCCGGGCGACCCCGCCTGGGACTGGTTCAAGGGGCGCATCGCCGCGCCCGAGTACGACGCGGTGGTTCCCATCCCTCCGAGGCACACTTTCGCTGACCAGTTCACGTTCCATTTCCCGAAGCGCCGGGTGGTCCTCCAGTACTGGGGGCCGGCCCACTGCGACGGCGACATCGTCGTCCATCTCCCCGACGATGGCATCGTCTTCGTGGGAGATCTCCTGTTCGTGGGCCGTTTCCCCTGGCTGGGGGACGGCGACATCGGCGGCTGGATCGATTGCCTGGAGAGGGTGGCCCGCCTCGACGCCCGCACGGTCGTTCCGGGCCACGGCAAACCTGCCACCATGAATGAAATCAATAACTTACGTGACATGCTCGCTGCGCTCCGGGGGGGCGTGGCCGATGCGCGGAAGAAGGGGATGAGCGAGGAGGAGGCCGCGAGGAACGTCTCGCTGCGGGACTACGAGTCGTTGCCCCGCTACCGGGAATGGATGCCTTGGAACGTGCGCAACGTGTACCGGATGCTGGCTGCGGGCTGA
- a CDS encoding aminotransferase class V-fold PLP-dependent enzyme, which yields MKWKRGICGICPAGCWVEAGVRGGKLADIRPDATHPLGMLCLRGRHAPAIVHSRHRLRHPMRRIGSKGTNRFERISWDEAYEEIVERLLRIREESGPEAAAIYTGRGAFELSLCDLFQPKGVAVSSASSVLFRYGSPNTMGVGALCYVSFAVIAPHVTMGRMLINMFTDIEHAEMVVVWGANPATDSPPLDMHRILAAAKRGAEVVVIDPRRSETAVSTGARWIPIRPGTDGALALSLIQVMIEEEIHDEGFARDWTHGFPELREYVWHFKPEAVEPVTGVPAETIRRLARRICGANGCAPVMYTGLEYSDSGVQAIRAVLTAWALAGQLDVPGGLVLAMQDSHFPVNRSCNVENPAPARAADRHRFPVYTRYRGEFHAGALVDSVLKGDPYRIRALIVHGASLLTSWPETRLWRETLSRLDFLVTVDRQLTADAAYADIVLPATTMFEIDSYMVYGPIFRLRERLIEPVGEARNDYLIMAELARRLGYGGQYPQSEEALLRFVLQGSGFTLEQVREAGGTVRIPSPMLEYQKWRKGGLRPDGRPGFDTPTGKFEIHSTILEEHGHEPLPKYTEPAEGPIGDPALAGKFPLIFNSGARLQTDFRSQHHGVPGLVRESPRPVVEIHPEDAAPRGIRTGDPVEVRTCRGAVRFRARVTEDIARGAVECNFGGGGPVGPKAWRASNVNELTSLARHDAISGFPVYKALLCEVVKARGKAVRGSRNGKADHASAMTPAAVPAAPARRIYLDNNATTRVDDAVKETMLPYLGDGCGNPSSLHLAGRQAREAIAHARRQVGALIGANPRRIIFTGGGSESNNLAIKGAAFSRWHQGRHVVTTAIEHPSVLGAFRFLERMGFEVTYLDVDGTGSLDSDRLRSALREGTTLVSVMMANNEVGTILPIRELCAAAHERGALFHTDAVQAAGKIPVDVEALGVDLLSLAAHKFHGPKGAGVLYVRKEVEIEPLIHGGQQESGLRAGTENVPQIAGMGKAAELAPDRLGRAEEIRRLRDRLEAGIRRIVPGARRNGHPVDRLPNTLNMTLPGLRGESLVIALDQRGVAISSGSACKSGSPEPTHVLLAMGRSEEEAHCAVRLSLSPFTSEADVDEALAKLAQVLEEMETVVRFLPCK from the coding sequence ATGAAGTGGAAGCGGGGGATTTGCGGGATCTGCCCGGCCGGTTGCTGGGTGGAAGCGGGGGTACGGGGAGGCAAGCTGGCGGATATCCGCCCGGACGCCACCCATCCCCTCGGAATGCTCTGCCTCCGCGGCAGGCATGCCCCCGCGATCGTCCACTCGCGACACCGCCTCCGGCATCCCATGAGGCGGATCGGCTCCAAAGGCACGAACCGCTTCGAGCGGATTTCCTGGGATGAAGCCTACGAGGAGATCGTGGAGCGGCTCCTTCGGATCCGGGAGGAGTCCGGCCCCGAAGCCGCGGCCATCTATACCGGCCGGGGCGCCTTCGAACTTTCGCTCTGCGATCTTTTCCAGCCGAAGGGCGTCGCCGTCTCTTCCGCCTCCAGCGTGTTGTTCCGCTACGGCTCGCCCAACACCATGGGAGTGGGGGCGCTGTGCTACGTTTCCTTCGCCGTCATCGCCCCCCACGTCACAATGGGCCGGATGCTCATCAACATGTTCACCGATATCGAGCACGCGGAGATGGTGGTCGTCTGGGGGGCCAATCCGGCCACCGATTCGCCGCCCCTGGACATGCACCGCATTCTCGCCGCGGCCAAGCGGGGCGCCGAGGTCGTCGTCATCGACCCCCGCCGCAGCGAGACCGCCGTCAGCACGGGGGCCCGCTGGATCCCGATCCGCCCGGGCACGGACGGGGCGCTGGCGCTGAGCCTCATCCAGGTGATGATCGAGGAGGAGATTCACGACGAAGGTTTCGCCCGCGACTGGACGCATGGGTTCCCGGAGTTGCGGGAGTACGTGTGGCACTTCAAGCCCGAAGCCGTGGAGCCGGTCACCGGGGTGCCCGCCGAAACCATCCGCCGGCTCGCCCGGAGAATATGCGGCGCCAACGGGTGTGCCCCCGTCATGTACACTGGCCTCGAGTACTCGGACAGCGGCGTCCAGGCCATCCGGGCCGTCCTCACGGCGTGGGCCTTGGCCGGGCAGCTCGACGTGCCGGGGGGGCTGGTCCTCGCCATGCAGGACAGCCATTTCCCCGTCAACCGCTCCTGCAACGTCGAGAACCCTGCGCCCGCCCGCGCGGCAGACCGGCACCGCTTCCCCGTCTACACGCGCTACCGGGGGGAATTCCACGCGGGCGCTCTGGTGGATTCGGTCCTGAAAGGCGATCCCTACCGCATCCGGGCGCTCATCGTGCATGGAGCCTCTCTCCTCACCTCATGGCCCGAGACCCGCCTTTGGCGGGAGACCCTCTCCCGGCTGGACTTTCTCGTCACCGTCGACCGCCAGCTCACCGCCGACGCCGCCTACGCCGACATCGTCCTCCCCGCCACCACCATGTTCGAGATCGATTCGTACATGGTCTACGGGCCCATCTTCCGGCTCCGGGAGCGTCTCATCGAGCCCGTGGGAGAGGCGCGGAACGACTACCTCATCATGGCCGAGCTGGCCCGGCGCCTTGGCTATGGCGGCCAATACCCCCAGAGCGAAGAGGCGCTCCTGCGCTTCGTCCTTCAGGGCTCGGGCTTCACCCTGGAGCAGGTGCGCGAGGCGGGAGGCACCGTGCGCATCCCGTCGCCGATGCTGGAATACCAGAAGTGGCGCAAGGGGGGCCTCCGCCCCGACGGCCGGCCGGGGTTCGACACGCCGACCGGTAAATTCGAGATCCATTCCACGATCCTGGAAGAGCACGGCCACGAGCCCCTGCCCAAGTACACCGAACCCGCCGAGGGACCCATCGGAGATCCGGCCCTGGCCGGGAAATTTCCCCTCATTTTCAATTCGGGCGCCCGCCTCCAGACGGACTTCCGCTCCCAGCACCACGGCGTCCCCGGCCTGGTGCGGGAGAGCCCGCGCCCGGTGGTCGAGATTCATCCCGAGGATGCCGCTCCGCGCGGCATCCGCACGGGAGACCCCGTCGAGGTGAGGACCTGCAGGGGCGCGGTGCGCTTCCGGGCGCGGGTGACCGAGGACATCGCGCGGGGGGCGGTCGAGTGCAACTTCGGGGGCGGCGGCCCGGTCGGCCCCAAGGCCTGGCGGGCGTCCAACGTGAACGAGCTCACCTCGCTCGCCCGCCATGACGCAATATCCGGGTTTCCGGTCTACAAGGCCCTCCTGTGCGAGGTCGTCAAGGCGCGGGGGAAGGCCGTGCGCGGGAGCCGGAACGGGAAGGCCGATCATGCCTCCGCGATGACGCCGGCTGCCGTCCCGGCCGCCCCCGCCCGCCGTATCTACCTGGACAACAACGCCACCACGCGAGTGGATGATGCCGTGAAAGAGACTATGCTCCCCTACCTGGGAGACGGCTGCGGCAACCCGTCGAGCCTGCATCTCGCGGGGCGCCAGGCGCGCGAGGCGATCGCCCATGCCCGGCGCCAGGTCGGCGCGCTTATCGGGGCGAATCCCCGGCGGATCATCTTCACGGGGGGAGGCTCGGAGTCGAACAACCTGGCCATCAAGGGGGCCGCCTTCTCCCGCTGGCACCAGGGGCGCCATGTCGTCACCACCGCCATCGAGCATCCTTCCGTCCTGGGGGCCTTCCGCTTTCTGGAACGGATGGGTTTCGAGGTCACCTATCTCGATGTGGACGGGACCGGGAGCCTGGATTCGGATCGGCTGCGGAGCGCCCTCCGGGAGGGGACGACCCTCGTATCCGTGATGATGGCCAACAACGAGGTGGGCACGATCCTCCCCATCCGGGAGTTGTGCGCCGCCGCGCACGAGCGCGGGGCGCTCTTCCACACGGACGCGGTGCAGGCCGCGGGCAAGATTCCGGTGGATGTCGAGGCGCTGGGGGTGGATCTGCTGAGCCTCGCCGCCCACAAGTTCCACGGCCCCAAGGGGGCGGGCGTCCTGTATGTCCGCAAGGAGGTGGAGATCGAGCCTCTCATCCACGGGGGGCAGCAGGAGAGCGGACTGCGGGCGGGGACGGAGAACGTGCCCCAGATCGCGGGAATGGGGAAGGCGGCCGAGCTGGCCCCGGACCGGCTCGGCCGGGCGGAGGAGATTCGCCGCCTCAGGGACAGGCTCGAGGCGGGCATCCGCCGGATCGTCCCCGGCGCCCGGCGGAACGGCCATCCCGTGGACCGGCTCCCGAACACCCTCAACATGACGCTGCCCGGGCTGCGGGGTGAGTCGCTCGTCATCGCCCTCGACCAGCGCGGCGTGGCCATTTCCTCGGGCTCGGCCTGCAAGTCCGGCTCTCCCGAGCCCACGCATGTTCTCCTCGCCATGGGACGTTCCGAGGAGGAAGCCCACTGCGCGGTCCGCCTCAGCCTCTCCCCGTTCACCTCCGAAGCGGACGTGGATGAAGCTCTCGCCAAGCTGGCTCAAGTCTTGGAAGAAATGGAAACCGTGGTTCGCTTCCTCCCCTGCAAATAA
- a CDS encoding CocE/NonD family hydrolase: protein MRIDWDVPIEMDDGVVLRCDVYRPVAEGKYPAIMTYGPYAKWLHLMDGYPAQWKVLTEKYPESLAGSSGKYANWEVADPEKWVPDGYACVRVDSRGAGRSPGFMEVFSPREMKDFYDCIEWAAGQPWCSGKVGLNGISYYAMNQWCVASLQPPHLAAMCVWEGAADWYRDLSHHGGIYCIFADTWYKDTVVRRQHGRGERDFRSRINGEWSSGPETLSDEELNANRCDYGQDLLDHPLIDEYWKARMPDFSKINVPLLSAGNWGGVGLHPRGNIEGFMHAASEQKWLEMHGLDHFTHFYTDYGLALQKRFFGHFLKGEDTCWTTQPKIALHVRHPGEKFVERAESEWPLARTRWTKFYLHPGNATLSTEPHEKERAAEYEAVGKGLTFLTAPFEKETEITGPAAAKLFISSETEDADLFLVLRVFDPEMREITFQGSNDPHTPVGHGWLRASHRKLDPRKSLPYRPYHTHDEKQPLKAGEVYELDVEIWPTSIAVPKGHRVGLSVRGRDYVYPGFENPPKQASERVYYGVGPFRHIHPQDRPLRVFGRKVTLHTGPGRPAHLLLPIIPAK from the coding sequence ATGCGAATCGACTGGGACGTCCCGATCGAGATGGATGACGGCGTCGTCCTGCGGTGCGACGTCTACCGCCCCGTCGCCGAGGGCAAGTACCCCGCCATCATGACCTATGGGCCCTATGCCAAGTGGCTGCACCTCATGGACGGTTATCCCGCCCAGTGGAAGGTGTTGACCGAGAAGTATCCCGAGTCGCTGGCGGGTTCTTCGGGCAAGTACGCGAACTGGGAGGTGGCGGACCCGGAGAAGTGGGTGCCCGACGGGTATGCCTGCGTCCGGGTAGATTCGCGCGGCGCGGGCCGTTCCCCAGGCTTCATGGAAGTGTTTTCCCCCCGGGAGATGAAGGACTTCTACGATTGCATCGAGTGGGCGGCCGGGCAGCCCTGGTGCAGCGGAAAGGTGGGGCTGAACGGTATTTCCTACTATGCCATGAACCAGTGGTGCGTCGCCTCTCTCCAGCCCCCCCACCTCGCGGCCATGTGCGTCTGGGAGGGTGCCGCGGACTGGTACCGCGACCTCAGCCACCACGGCGGGATTTATTGCATCTTCGCCGACACTTGGTACAAGGACACCGTCGTGCGCCGCCAGCACGGGCGGGGGGAGCGCGATTTCCGCAGCCGGATCAACGGCGAGTGGAGCTCGGGGCCCGAGACCCTCTCGGACGAGGAACTCAACGCCAACCGCTGCGATTACGGGCAGGACCTCCTCGATCACCCGCTGATCGACGAATACTGGAAGGCCCGGATGCCGGACTTCTCCAAGATCAACGTGCCCTTGCTCTCGGCCGGAAACTGGGGAGGCGTGGGACTGCACCCGCGGGGAAACATCGAGGGATTCATGCACGCCGCATCGGAGCAGAAGTGGCTCGAGATGCACGGGCTCGACCATTTCACCCACTTCTACACCGACTACGGCCTCGCCCTGCAGAAGCGCTTCTTCGGCCACTTCCTCAAGGGTGAGGATACTTGCTGGACCACCCAGCCCAAGATTGCTCTTCACGTCCGCCATCCGGGCGAAAAGTTCGTCGAGCGCGCCGAAAGCGAGTGGCCCCTCGCCCGGACGCGGTGGACGAAATTCTATCTCCATCCCGGGAACGCCACTCTCTCCACGGAGCCTCATGAGAAGGAGAGAGCGGCGGAATACGAGGCCGTGGGGAAGGGTCTCACTTTCCTGACGGCGCCTTTCGAGAAGGAGACGGAGATCACCGGGCCCGCCGCGGCCAAGCTGTTCATCTCGTCGGAAACGGAGGACGCGGACCTCTTCCTCGTGCTGCGTGTGTTCGACCCCGAGATGCGGGAGATCACATTCCAGGGCTCGAACGACCCGCACACGCCCGTGGGGCACGGCTGGCTGAGGGCTTCGCACCGAAAGCTGGATCCGAGGAAATCCCTGCCTTACAGGCCCTATCATACGCACGACGAGAAGCAGCCGCTCAAGGCGGGCGAGGTATACGAGCTCGACGTGGAAATCTGGCCGACCTCAATCGCGGTGCCGAAGGGCCACCGGGTGGGACTGAGCGTCCGGGGGCGGGATTACGTCTATCCCGGCTTCGAGAATCCGCCCAAGCAGGCGAGCGAGCGCGTCTACTACGGCGTGGGGCCGTTCCGGCACATCCATCCGCAGGATCGCCCGCTGCGGGTGTTCGGGCGGAAGGTGACGCTTCATACGGGGCCGGGGCGGCCGGCGCATCTTCTGCTGCCGATTATCCCGGCGAAGTAG